The bacterium DNA segment AGATTCTTTCCATTCGGACGCACCCCAAATCCGGCAAGTCCTACGACTCCATCCAGATGAAATGTTCCGATTGAAACCGGACGCAGGTATCCGGTTTTCGCGTGCACGCGGCCTTTCGCCCCTGTCTTTCTCATTCGTCCGGCCAGAGTTCCATCCACGCCTGCTACAGGAAGCGAAGAAAAGAAATGGGGAGAGATGGTCCTTTCATTTTTTAAATGATTGAGCAGTTTTGTGAGCGCGAGCGGAGTGATCATATTTTGATGGGAAAATCCGGAACCACTGTTGAGTGAATAGTCTGAGCGGGGAACCTTCACATGATCCAGATAGAAAGTCACAAAATCCACTCCGGTGCCAAAATTCCCCGGCCTTTCGCCAAAGGCAACCGAAATATTTCTGACGAGCATGTCGGCATAGAAATTGTTGGACGTTTTCATCATGTGTGAAACAACCTTCGTCAGCGGATTCGATATTTCTGCCAGGACTTTCGAACTGCGTGAGGTTTTCCCACGCATCACTTTTCCGTTTAAATGAATGCCGGCCTTTCGGATCATTTGTAAGAATTGATAGCCGGTCCAGAGACTTGGCTCGATCATGTTCTGATACACAACGAAGCGACCCTCCAGATTGATCGCTTTACGATGTAAGCGTTCTGCTTTCTGCCAGTCCGGGGAAAAGGGAGCCAGGCCCGAAGGAGGATCAAAACGAAGAAACAAGGGAAAATGATCCGGATTGATGGTTCCGGTCTGAGCCATCCAGTAAGGAGTTACGACGTCGCGGAAACGTGAATCATCAACGATCAAATCTCCTTCGATCTTCTCAATTTTTTGTTTCTTCAATCCAGCAATAAGAGAGGAAAGTCTCCCGGAATGGAAGGATGGATCACCGCCGCCGAGCAGATAGACCGAACCTCTCACTGTATGATCCACAATGCTGCCGTCGAAAAGCAACTGGGTCTTAAACTGATAACCCGGCCCTAGAAGTTCAAGAACCGCCGCGCCTGTAATCATTTTCGATAAGGAGGCAGGTTTGAATTTCCTGGATGCATTCAATGAGAACAGCTCTTTACCGTCCTCCATGATCATGATTCCCACATCGTTTGAGTCCAACTTGTTCTTGTTGAGCAGCGGTTGAATTGCAGAGGCTTCCAGGGACTGACCGGTATTGCAAAGAATCAGGAGGGACACTGCGATCGCAAGGCTGAAAGTCCGTAAGAATACAATTCTCCTCACGAACATATATCTATTTAGCAAAACAAAATTAGGCCATAATGCAGCGTCCTATTCTGAAGTCATATTCTGTACGACGTCTTGCTAATCGAATGTGGGCATCCTAGTTTTTTTAATTACGATTGGGAATAGGCCACAACTCCTCATCGTCGCCCTCAACGAAAACGGTCTTCCCCTGTTCCTGTGTTTCCGACGCTGCATGTTCACC contains these protein-coding regions:
- the dacB gene encoding D-alanyl-D-alanine carboxypeptidase/D-alanyl-D-alanine-endopeptidase: MRRIVFLRTFSLAIAVSLLILCNTGQSLEASAIQPLLNKNKLDSNDVGIMIMEDGKELFSLNASRKFKPASLSKMITGAAVLELLGPGYQFKTQLLFDGSIVDHTVRGSVYLLGGGDPSFHSGRLSSLIAGLKKQKIEKIEGDLIVDDSRFRDVVTPYWMAQTGTINPDHFPLFLRFDPPSGLAPFSPDWQKAERLHRKAINLEGRFVVYQNMIEPSLWTGYQFLQMIRKAGIHLNGKVMRGKTSRSSKVLAEISNPLTKVVSHMMKTSNNFYADMLVRNISVAFGERPGNFGTGVDFVTFYLDHVKVPRSDYSLNSGSGFSHQNMITPLALTKLLNHLKNERTISPHFFSSLPVAGVDGTLAGRMRKTGAKGRVHAKTGYLRPVSIGTFHLDGVVGLAGFGVRPNGKNLTFVFLYNGNRAPDVVRSTFDKICVDLIGPINAKAQKRKR